The following coding sequences lie in one Rutidosis leptorrhynchoides isolate AG116_Rl617_1_P2 chromosome 4, CSIRO_AGI_Rlap_v1, whole genome shotgun sequence genomic window:
- the LOC139843173 gene encoding uncharacterized protein: MDDSTEVACLMLATMIPDLQKDLEHHDAFEMLKQLKEMFQQQARQQRFETVRALHACKMTEGTSVSSYVLKMKSYIDQLERLGSSIGPELAIDLILNSLPKSYDQFVLNYNMINLEKSISELHLMLKTAEKNIPSKTSEVLMIREGKIKKPQAKSKGKGKPKSQGNYKGKKFVPKDSVKKKEKPAKDATCFHCGEIGHWKRNYSTYLAELKKTKASNASTSGIYMIELFAFSSNSWVFDTGCGTHICNNVQGLRKIKKLKPGDLVLHVGNGAHVAVVAIGTYELLLPNGLRFGYVYLLKHKHEAFETFKVFQNEVQNQLGKTIKVLRSDRGGEYLCQEFEDHLKNCGIISQRTPPGTPQHNSVSERRNRTLLDMVRSMMNHTSLPPSFWTYALLSVARILNMVPTKKVNKTPYELWHGKVPNLSYLKVWGCEAHVRQETSNKLDPRSIKCIFVGYPKDSMGYYFYNPTENKVYQQTVEEPEQLVAQEPEVTQDIRRSSRPRHSPERYDEIFLVDESEPTNYKDATLDPESKKWHEAMNDEMQSMYDNEVWDLVDLPPDSKAVGSK; this comes from the exons ATGGATGACTCCACAGAGGTAGCATGCCTCATGTTAGCCACCATGATTCCAGACTTGCAAAAGGACCTGGAACATCATGATGCCTTTGAGATGCTTAAGCAGCTAAAGGAAATGTTCCAGCAACAAGCTAGGCAACAACGCTTTGAAACTGTCAGAGCGTTACACGCATGCAAGATGACAGAGGGGACATCTGTAAGCTCTTATGTTCTAAAAATGAAGAGCTACATAGATCAACTTGAGAGACTTGGATCTTCCATTGGTCCTGAGTTGGCAATAGACTTGATCCTCAACTCACTACCAAAGTCATATGACCAGTTCGTCTTGAACTACAATATGATCAATTTGGAGAAATCTATCTCAGAGTTGCATTTAATGCTTAAGACTGCCGAGAAGAATATTCCATCCAAAACATCTGAAGTCCTCATGATTCGGGAAGGAAAAATCAAGAAGCCACAAGCCAAAAGCAAAGGTAAAGGCAAACCTAAGAGTCAGGGCAACTACAAAGGCAAAAAGTTTGTCCCAAAGGATTCTGTCAAGAAGAAAGAAAAACCTGCCAAAGATGCCACTTGTTTCCATTGTGGAGAAATTGGTCATTGGAAGCGAAACTACTCGACTTACCTTGCAGAGCTGAAGAAGACAAAGGCTAGCAATGCTAGCACCTCAGGTATCTATATGATAGAACTATTTGCTTTCTCTAGTAATTCATGGgtatttgatactggttgtggaactcacatttgtaatAATGTGCAGGGACTAAGAAAGATTAAGAAGCTGAAACCAGGCGATTTGGTATTGCATGTTGGCAACGGAGCACATGTTGCGGTCGTAGCAATAGGCACTTATGAACTTTTATTACCAAATGGCct TAGATTTGGTTATGTTTACTTATTGAAACATAAACATGAGGCATTTGAAACGTTCAAAGTGTTTCAAAATGAGGTTCAAAATCAGCTAGGCAAAACGATAAAGGTTCTTCGATCGGATCGAGGAGGTGAGTACTTGTGTCAAGAGTTTGAAGATCATCTAAAGAATTGTGGAATTATTTCACAAcgcactccacccggaacaccacaacataatagTGTTTCTGAGAGGAGGAATCGAAccctacttgatatggttcgatctatgatgaatcATACTTCACTTCCTCCATCCTTCTGGACCTATGCCTTATTATCTGTTGCTCGCATATTAAATATGGTACCAACCAAAAAGGTTAATAAGACACCATACGAGTTATGGCATGGAAAAGTTCCAAATTTATCTTATTTGAAAGTTTGGGGTTGCGAAGCTCATGTTCGACAAGAAACTTCCAACAAACTTGATCCCAGATCTATCAAATGCATTTTTGTGGGATATCCAAAGGAttctatgggatattatttctacaaTCCTACTGAGAACAAAGT CTATCAACAAACTGTTGAAGAACCTGAACAATTGGTTGCTCAAGAACCTGAAgtaacacaagacattcgtagatctagtagacctCGTCATAGCCCCGAAAGATATGATGAAATTTTCTTGGTGGATGAAAGTGAGCCCACTAACTACAAAGATGCTACATTAGATCCTGAATCTAAGAAATGGCATGAAGCCATGAATGACGAGATGCAGTCCATGTATGACAACGAAGTATGGGACTTAGTTGATCTACCTCCTGATAGCAAGGCTGTTGGGAGCAAAtag